A segment of the uncultured Desulfobulbus sp. genome:
CGTTTAAGGGCTGCCCGCCTGATGTTTCCGGGTAGGTTGCAGGAGGCACCGGGTGACCGGTGTCCAAGTTAAATGATCATGGTCCATCTTTGGATGGAGACAGAATTCGGCTTACAGTTCACCCCTTATTTTTTTACTCGTGCATAATCAGACTTCAACATATCCTCCGGTCGGTGTCGTCCTGCCCGCCGGTGGTATCGGTTCCCGTTTTGGCCAGAGCCAGCCCAAGCAGTTCTGCCTGCTGGCTGGTATTCCCATTCTGGCGCGGACCTGTCAGGCTTTTTTGGATGTGCCAGAGGTCTCGGCCCTGGCCCTCGCCTTGCCAGGGGCCTATTATCAGGGGAGTATCGATCTTTTGCAGGAACACCTTTCCCCCTCAGCTTTTGCGCGTCTGCTCTGTACCGTCGGTGGCGCTACTCGTCAGGATTCAGTTCGGGCGGGGATAGAACTGCTACCTCCGGAAATTGAGCTGGTCCTGGTTCATGATGCGGCCCGGCCACTGATTGATCGGCAGACCATCATGCGCTGTATTCAGGGCGCTTGGGAGCAGGGGGCTGTGATTGCCGCGGTGCCGGTGAAGGATACACTCAAAGAGGTGGAATCCTCCGGAATAATTGCAGGCACCATCGACCGCACCCGTCTCTGGCAGGCGCAAACACCGCAGGCTGCCCGGCGAGAGCTATTAAAGCAGGCTTTTGATCGGGCAAGAGCGCAGGGCTTTGTCGGGACCGACGAGGCCTCATTGCTTGAGGCCGCCCAGATACGTGTGGGCGTGGTCGAGGGCAGTGAGCGTAATTTGAAGGTGACACGGCCAGAAGATCTGCAGGTGGCAGAGGCCCTTTTGGAGGCGCAACAGACTATGAGAATAGGGCATGGCTATGATGCGCACCGGCTCGTGTCGGGGCGTAAACTGATCCTTGGCGGAGTCGAGGTCCCCTATGAGTTGGGGCTGGACGGGCACTCAGATGCCGATGTAGTGGCGCATGCCTTGACCGATGCCATCCTTGGCGCGCTTGGGCTTGGCGACATCGGGCGCCATTTTCCCGATACCGATCCGCAATTTAAAGGGGCGGATTCTTTGTTGCTGCTGGCGCATGTGCAAGGGCTTGCCCAGGAAAAAGGGTATCAGTTGGGCAATGGAGATATCACCATTGTCTGCC
Coding sequences within it:
- the ispD gene encoding 2-C-methyl-D-erythritol 4-phosphate cytidylyltransferase → MHNQTSTYPPVGVVLPAGGIGSRFGQSQPKQFCLLAGIPILARTCQAFLDVPEVSALALALPGAYYQGSIDLLQEHLSPSAFARLLCTVGGATRQDSVRAGIELLPPEIELVLVHDAARPLIDRQTIMRCIQGAWEQGAVIAAVPVKDTLKEVESSGIIAGTIDRTRLWQAQTPQAARRELLKQAFDRARAQGFVGTDEASLLEAAQIRVGVVEGSERNLKVTRPEDLQVAEALLEAQQTMRIGHGYDAHRLVSGRKLILGGVEVPYELGLDGHSDADVVAHALTDAILGALGLGDIGRHFPDTDPQFKGADSLLLLAHVQGLAQEKGYQLGNGDITIVCQRPKLAPHLAAMQENLASVCKVPAEVINIKATTTEKMGYTGRGEGIATHAVVLMRTAHGRQ